From Arctopsyche grandis isolate Sample6627 chromosome 12, ASM5162203v2, whole genome shotgun sequence, one genomic window encodes:
- the LOC143919540 gene encoding DNA primase large subunit-like, which produces MERIHHHIETRHHIRYEARVQFMPFLKDFTKVMTDAEFKKKRYAYQMRYQYGLEGCKLEQKTRSCSQIIKYSNCIGCPLLSVDNLQEVLSLPSYSSLRINEKENLLSSVGKISADSICAKIISLKHLKTDSFESTIHLLQYYVESFSQHLDECNDSSDA; this is translated from the exons ATGGAAAGGATTCATCATCACATTGAAACCAGGCATCACATCCGATACGAAGCTCGTGTACAGTTTATgccatttttaaaagattttacaAAG GTGATGACAGATGCAGAATTCAAAAAGAAAAGGTACGCATATCAAATGAGATATCAGTATGGATTAGAAGGATGTAAACTGGAACAGAAAACCAGGAGCTGTTctcaaataatcaaatattcaaattgtaTCGGTTGTCCACTCTTATCCGTCGATAATCTCCAGGAAGTGTTGTCTCTGCCGAGCTACTCTTCGTTGCGAATaaatg AAAAGGAAAATTTACTTTCATCAGTAGGAAAAATATCAGCCGATAGCATATGTGcgaaaataatttcattgaagCATTTAAAAACAGACAGTTTTGAATCTACTATTCATCTGTTGCAATATTATGTTGAGAGTTTTAGTCAACATCTCGATGAGTGTAATGATTCGAGCGATGCTTAA
- the LOC143919702 gene encoding uncharacterized protein LOC143919702, whose product MDDADDVSETISESNLHQFIRCYETCEALWDPRNKFYLNRYKRNEHLNELLKIYKSIKSNATIEDVNYKLNSLRSNYRKELKKIDKAKRLGEVYIPISKTFHALVFLPKVNRADENPDPVAKHNEPMAKHNEPMTKRYQPMTKRYQPMTKRYQPMTKRNQPMTKRNQLLTKACTLMSQPTTSSQSPQKPVDLIVLVWSEKLKELSPTQRLYAEKAINNVLFEAQLNDLNRNSGQVNSFSPPSAPSTSYLCTPPPIIHIPENFNNNSNSNPTGIKIKKGLPSPIIIKRPRNNVATINALKFISKQCSVKNLFE is encoded by the exons ATGGATGATGCCGATGATGTTTCAGAGACCATATCGGAATCGAATTTACATCAATTCATTCGTTGTTACGAGACTTGCGAGGCATTATGGGACCCGCGCAACAAATTTTACCTTAATAGATATAAAAGAAATGAACATTTAAatgagcttttaaaaatatataagtcaATCAAGTCAAACGCGACAATAGAAGACgtgaattataaattaaacagtCTTCGCAGCAACTACAG GAAagagttgaaaaaaattgacaaggCAAAAAGGTTGGGTGAAGTTTACATCCCGATATCCAAAACATTTCACGCACTCGTGTTTTTACCAAAAGTAAATAGAGCTGATGAAAATCCTGATCCGGTGGCAAAACATAATGAGCCGATGGCTAAACATAATGAGCCGATGACAAAACGTTATCAGCCGATGACAAAACGTTATCAGCCGATGACAAAACGTTATCAGCCGATGACAAAACGTAATCAGCCGATGACAAAACGTAATCAGCTGCTGACTAAAGCATGTACTTTGATGTCTCAGCCCACAACTTCTTCCCAATCTCCCCAAAAACCTGTTGATCTAATTGTTCTGGTATGGTCTGAGAAATTGAAAGAACTCAGTCCTACCCAGAGACTATATGCTGAAAAAGCTATCAACAACGTATTATTTGAAGCCCAACTTAATGACTTAAATAGAAACTCTGGACAAGTTAATTCTTTTTCACCACCATCAGCCCCATCTACGTCTTACTTGTGCACGCCGCCACCCATAATTCACATACCAGAAAACTTCAATAACAATTCCAACTCCAATCCAACAggcataaaaatcaaaaaagggCTGCCTTCTCCAATTATTATAAAACGTCCACGAAATAACGTAGCCACGATAAacgcattaaaatttatttctaagCAATGCTCAGTAAAAAATCTTTTTGAATAG
- the LOC143919539 gene encoding DNA primase large subunit-like, translated as MRNSAVAALHKLRDEYSDPVLNVTKPPAGTLPLRSIQRICKQRLEVYYALSKITLSLVQFSDDWNVAILAKLKENFPDTYQLCTSRGIITIQHLKTRHYDRIARFFMYHVAVNSKSLGICEWIVNCEICLFRLQFSNCLMNVQEDFIFKNQLAHRRSPNQCTEIFESHPYEVTWKSVLPLIRARSVPLSKGKAYVNASHFIFLASSFQTENILKHLSVIKIGLATVKCDPRIDKMIKDFQSTSEKCIRILYQGEWSDRMARKVNLSNLDDLSAYFPPCMERIHHHIETRHHIRYEARVQFMPFLKDIGLSLNDMLQYFHENFTKVMTDAEFKKKRYAYQMRYQYGLEGCRLEQKTKSCSQIIKYSNCDGCPLLSVDNLQEVFSLPSYSSLRINEKEDLLSSVGKISANSICAKIILLKHLKTDSFESTIHPLQYYVESFSQHLDECNDSSDA; from the exons ATGCGAAACAGTGCAGTTGCAGCTCTGCATAAACTACGGGATGAATATTCTGATCCCGTCCTTAACGTCACCAAACCACCAGCTGGAACTTTGCCTCTTCGCTCAATTCAACG AATATGCAAACAACGTTTAGAAGTGTATTATGCTCTTAGTAAAATTACCCTTTCACTCGTGCAATTCTCCGACGACTGGAATGTGGCCATCTTGGCAAAACTCAAGGAAAACTTTCCCGACACATACCAATTATGCACGAGCCGTGGTATAATAACGATTCAACATTTGAAGACTCGACACTACGATAGAATTGCTAGATTTTTCATGTATCATGTTGCCGTCAATAGTAAATCTCTTGGCATCTGTGAATGGATCGTCAACTGCGAAATCTGCCTATTCAG ATTACAATTTTCAAACTGTCTTATGAACGTCCAGgaagattttatatttaaaaatcaattggcACACAGAAGATCCCCAAATCAGTGTaccgaaatatttgaatctcatccATATGAG GTCACGTGGAAATCTGTCTTACCTTTAATTCGTGCCAGATCGGTGCCTCTGTCGAAAGGAAAAGCCTACGTCAACGCATCACACTTCATCTTTCTAGCATCCAGTTTTCAAacagaaaacattttaaaacaccTATCTGTTATTAAAATTGGACTTGCGACTGTTAAATGTGATCCAAGAATCGATAAGATGATCAAAGATTTTCAATCAACATCTGAAAA ATGTATTCGTATATTATATCAAGGAGAATGGTCCGATAGGATGGCTAGAAAAGTGAATTTGTCTAATCTTGACGACTTATCCGCTTATTTTCCTCCGTGTATGGAAAGGATTCATCATCACATTGAAACCAGGCATCACATCCGATACGAAGCTCGTGTACAGTTTATGCCATTTTTAAAAGATATAGGCCTGTCTTTGAATGATATGTTGCaatattttcatgaaaattttacaaag GTGATGACAGATGCAGAATTCAAAAAGAAAAGGTACGCATATCAAATGAGATATCAGTATGGATTAGAAGGATGTAGACTGGAACAGAAAACCAAGAGCTGTTctcaaataatcaaatattcaaattgtgACGGTTGTCCACTCTTATCCGTCGATAATCTCCAGGAAGTGTTTTCTCTGCCGAGCTACTCTTCGTTGCGAATaaatg AaaaggaagatttactttcatCAGTAGGAAAAATATCAGCCAATAGCATATGtgcgaaaataattttattgaagcatTTAAAAACAGACAGTTTTGAATCTACTATTCATCCGTTGCAATATTATGTTGAGAGTTTTAGTCAACATCTCGATGAGTGTAATGATTCGAGCGATgcttaa
- the LOC143919510 gene encoding uncharacterized protein LOC143919510, with product MDDTDDVSETISESSLHQFIRCFENCEALWDPRDRHYLKRSKKNQYLNKLLKIYKSIKSNATIEDVKNKLNSLRSNYRKELKKIDNAKRLGEVYIPTSKTFHALVFLPKLNRADENPDPVAKHNEPMAKHNEPMTKQNEPMIKRNQLLTKACTLMSQPTTSSQSPQKPVDLVALVWSEKLKELSPTQRLYAEKAINNILFEAKLNDLNRNSGQVNSFSPSSATSTSYLCTPPPIIHIPENFNNNPKSNPTGIKIEKGLPSTIIIKRPRNNVTTIKNIII from the exons ATGGATGATACCGATGATGTTTCAGAGACCATATCGGAATCGAGTTTACATCAATTCATTCGTTGTTTCGAGAATTGCGAGGCATTATGGGACCCGCGCGACAGGCATTACCTTAAaagatctaaaaaaaatcaatacttaaataagcttttaaaaatatataagtcaATCAAGTCAAACGCGACAATAGAAGACGTGAAGAATAAATTAAACAGTCTTCGCAGCAACTACAG GAAagagttgaaaaaaattgacaacgcAAAAAGGTTGGGTGAAGTTTACATCCCGACATCCAAAACATTTCACGCACTCGTGTTTTTACCAAAACTAAATAGAGCTGATGAAAATCCTGATCCGGTGGCAAAACATAATGAGCCGATGGCTAAACATAATGAGCCGATGACAAAACAAAATGAGCCGATGATAAAACGTAATCAGCTGCTGACTAAAGCATGTACTTTGATGTCTCAGCCCACAACTTCTTCCCAATCTCCCCAAAAACCTGTTGATCTAGTTGCTTTGGTATGGTCTGAAAAATTGAAAGAACTCAGTCCCACCCAGAGACTATACGCTGAAAAAGCTATCAACAACATATTATTTGAAGCCAAACTTAATGACTTAAATAGAAACTCTGGACAAGTTAATTCTTTTTCACCATCATCAGCCACATCTACGTCTTACTTGTGCACGCCGCCACCCATAATTCACATACCAGAAAACTTCAATAACAATCCCAAATCCAATCCAACAGGCATAAAAATCGAAAAAGGGCTGCCttctacaattattataaagcgTCCACGAAATAACGTAACCACGataaaaaacattataatttaa